The Phoenix dactylifera cultivar Barhee BC4 unplaced genomic scaffold, palm_55x_up_171113_PBpolish2nd_filt_p 000385F, whole genome shotgun sequence genome has a segment encoding these proteins:
- the LOC120105866 gene encoding uncharacterized protein LOC120105866 produces MTVSCKNEACNWRLHASLLCDGHIFQVKKLKEPHTCSSINKCGNKVAPQFWIYDRIIGWLRKEGDLSPIELRRRLLQFHHLKLPYHRVWREKELAMSMIHGNWADSFESMEDFKEELLKRNPDSVVKLKLDVTGDKHYFHRFFICLHACSMGFLAGCRPFIGLDGCHLKKKYRGVIMAATSLDGNNGLFPVAFGVAESENSDSWT; encoded by the exons ATGACAGTGAGTTGCAAAAATGAAGCTTGTAATTGGAGGCTTCATGCTTCATTATTATGCGATGGTCATATATTTCAG GTTAAAAAATTAAAGGAACCTCATACATGCTCATCTATAAACAAATGTGGCAACAAGGTGGCTCCACAATTTTGGATATATGATAGGATCATTGGTTGGCTACGAAAAGAGGGTGACCTGTCGCCTATTGAGCTAAGAAGGAGATTGTTGCAATTCCATCATCTTAAGCTTCCATACCACAGAGTTTGGCGAGAAAAGGAGCTTGCCATGTCTATGATTCATGGCAATTGGGCAGATTCTTTTGAGAGCATGGAGGATTTCAAGGAGGAGCTTTTGAAAAGAAACCCGGATAGTGTAGTAAAGCTAAAGTTAGATGTGACTGGTGATAAGCATTACTTCCATCGCTTCTTTATTTGTCTACATGCTTGCAGTATGGGCTTTTTAGCTGGTTGTAGGCCTTTTATAGGCCTAGATGGTTGCCACTTAAAGAAGAAGTATAGGGGTGTGATAATGGCTGCTACATCACTTGATGGAAATAATGGTTTGTTTCCAGTTGCTTTTGGTGTTGCAGAATCTGAAAATAGTGATAGTTGGACTTGA